CTCGTTTTTTTTTTATAAAATCTATAAATATCTACATTTTTATTAAGTAATGGTGAGGTAGATATGATCCACATCAACAAAGGTCATGGCTGCACCTTAGAGAGTTTAGACCCCCTGTTCCAATGAGCTCGTGTAATCAAGATCCATGACCTAATAGATGTATAATCAAACTCGTATAGCCAGTGTGTGATATGATCCACATCAACAAAGGTCATGGGACGCCATCAAGAGATGGATAAAGGACTGCAATGTCTGAGGCATATATATATATATGGCATCACCGAATGCAAAAGAGAGATCGATGATCATGTGTATGAGTCCATGAGTATATTCTGGCCGATGAGCCATAATTTGATAAAATTGTAAAGCTCCTTGCAGCAATGATCAATGACCACATCATGATCTTGGACACTCATGGAACGAGTTGTGGACATGTATAAACAATGTCTATAATTCAAACATGGATCGATCCGTATGGTCGATGGTAGTGAGAAGAAGAAACTCACACCATCCGTACTTTATCATCATCACGGATCATAATAGCCAAAGGGAGTATCCGTGAACTTATGAAGTTGAAGTCTATGACTCAGCATGGATCAATTAAATTAAGAGTATGATGATAATAGAAAGATCAATGGACAAAGGCATTGGTACATGTCCGAGTGGTACACATCCGTGTAGTAAGACACCGGATCATAGTCTCATAACCTGAGATCATTAATTCACATTATCATGCTCGGAATATTGTCCATGAGTATGCTTAGTTTGTCCGACCAAAGCATAAGAACAGTCGATGGTAGACGATCACGTCTAGACATGGACACGTTTTGCAAAAGATCCATGCATACATGATTTGCAAAAGATTCGAGGACAATGTGGTTCACATTTATCAGCTCATCTATTTCAATAAGACACACGATGTCAAAGGACATGAGAAAGGACGTAAGAGGTCGAAGTGGTCTAATCACGGTACAAAAATAAAACTGGCCGATTCCTCACCTGCATGTTCAGGACAGTTCACGCATCTGATGCGTAGACTAAAGAAATTCCACTGAGCTTCACATCAGGGGGAGTAGTGCGTGTTGTACTCTTTTTCTTTCATCATGGTTTTGTCCCACTGGGTTTTCCTGATAAGATTTTAATGAGGCAACATAAAGCGCATTACAATTCCTGAATGGTTATGGCATCCAAGGGAGAGTGTTATAAATCAATTGGTGGATGTCCATAACTGGCCCGGTCTATAACCGGCCCATACAGAGAGAGACAGCCCAACTATAGAGAGAGAGAGAGAGTTGGCCACAGCAAGGAGAGAGAGAGAGAGAGAGAGAGAGAGAGGGCTTGGAGAAAAAGGAAACCGTCTTTCATTTTACTTGTAATTGTTATCTTTTCATTATTATGTATTAATAATTTTCCTAATCCTAGTGAGTTTAGGTTTTTGATACTTTCTTTTTTACTTATCTTGTTATCCCTATATAAGGGAACACTTATTCATTAATGAAACAGAGAAATATTCAGACCTAAAACCTTCATTTTACAACATTTTCAAACATTTTTTTAGGATTAAAAAAAAGAAAATTTCTAAAATAATTACTACTAAATATTTTTTAATAATATTTTTACTATTAAATAATTTTTAAAATTAGTTTTTATCAAAATTAGTTTTTATTATCTTATTATATTTACTTTAATTATTATATATGTAAACACATGTCAAAATATTATAAGGAAAACTATTATGAAATAGTATTTTGGAATTATTTTCTGATTAGGATTTAAAAAAAAAGAAAGTTACTATTAAATAATATTTTAATTACTTTTTAATAAAATTCGTTTTTGTTAATATCTTAATATATATATATATATATTTAGTTATGATATAGATTAACACATGTCAGATTCTTAAAATATATAATTGCAATGTGTCACGATCATGTTAATTAAAATTTTTGAAGAACTAAACTTTTAGAAAAGAAAAATTCTATTAAATAAATGGTATTCAATTATATTTTCATTAAAATTTTAGAAAAGGAAAATTATATTAAATAAGTTGTTTTCAAATATCTTTATAGGATTTTGGAAAAATAAAATTTCTAAAATAATTACTACTAAATATTAAAAAAACATTTTAACTATTAAATAATTTTTAAAATGAGTTTGTATCAAAATTTGTTTTTATTATCTTATTATATATATGTTTAATCATTATATATTTAAACACATGTCAAAATATTATAAGGAAAATTATTATCAAATAGTTTTTTGCAATTATCTTTTGATTAGGATTTTAAAAAAGAAAAGGTCGCTTTAGGGTTGAAATCTCTTATGGAGAGGCAAGTGCGGACGTGTGTGCCTATATCCAGGAACCAAATATAGAAAACCGATGACAATAATTCATATAGAAACCGAAAACTAATCTTTTTTAAGAACAGCCTAAATAATAATCGTTTGTTTATACCATTACTTGGTCAAGAAGGTTCCCTTCACCATTTATCTAATAAATTTACTATAACCCTAATTAGGAATTGATCTAAAACTCTCATTCCTAAATGATTCTAATCTATATCTATAAATCTCTATCTTATTCTAAGACAACCAAAATTATAATAAATTGAAGTTTTTATACCTGCATAATCATTCAGTGATGGGATCACGGAAGCGAACTTATGACTGACATACTCAATGAAACCGGGAAATAGATATCATGGTAACTAAGCATGTGTTCCATGAGATCAGCCGTGTCATCCGTTAGATGACCATTACCAGTTGTCGAGTACCTTATGGAGAAGTTTATCTCTGTATGATTGGTATTTATCCTCTTAATCTTGATGGTAAGCTGTCTATCCGGATCCGTGATTGCAGGCTCTATATCCGAGGAAAACGAATAGGAAACATGTGGTTGATGATTCATGGTGATTATCCAAACCAAGAACTCTATGCGTACTGGGGATTTCTCATTCTTTTATGGTGCTAAGTGTTGGGGTAAGTTGATTGTCTATTAGTGTTCCGTAACGGCTGTACGTTTTGCGTTTGGTCTTCATGTCATGAGTTAATGAAAGTATGGTGTTGTCTTTGAAAATATAACTCTTTTCTTCTCTTTCTTTTTATTGTTTGATGCGCACATCTCTCTTCTTGTGGGTATGGTTTTGTCTGGATATGATCAAATTCATAGATTACGTATAACCTATGAATCAAATTCTGTTTTTACCATTTTAAAAATTCTAAACTTGGATATGTTCTGTTTTTTTGATTTCATGTCTCAAATAGGAGTTTGTAATGATTATAGGAAGTTTAGATCCTTCACAGCCTGAGTCAGCTACATTTGCTTTGTTGTTTTATGTATTCTTCTTACAGGCATGACTACTCAACGAATGGACAATCTACTTAAACCCTAAACATAAAATGACCACTAAATTCTTAAAAAAAACATGCATAAGATTTAACAACATTAAAAAGATCAAACATAAACACTAAGCAAAACTCAGTAAAATATAAGTATAACCAAAAGATATTATAACCAAGACAGTTAAAATGCTGCCAAGACAAACTCGAAAATAAAATGAAACAAAGCATAGTCCTTTATTAAACCAAAATCAGTTCTTAAAACTTATTAGCCAATGAAACAAAGCATAGTCTTTCAATAAACCAAAACCAGTACTTAAAACATATTCACCACATTTGGCACGCTTAGCTTCTCCTGACTCAATCCCATCAGAACTCATTTTTCCCACTTCATCTGCAGCTTCCTCATTCTCAATGGAAGGACCATCCTCGTGATTACCCATCTGCAAAGTTTCTTCGGCGGAATGAGCAATCATGTTTTCTTCTAAGTTGCCTTCGGGTGCTGGAGCTTCAGGAGGGAGTACCTTTGTGACAGTCAAAGCTTGGGTCGTGCCTTCCAAATTGTGTTTTGAAACCTTGACATTGAACTTGTGAGTTTGTCCAATGGTACCAATCAGAGCTTGTGGCACCGGGATCACATGATCATCTCCTACGTTCTCATTGGCCTAACATAAATTTAAACACTTATGAGAATGCATTTGAAAGCTATATGATGGACAGGTTCGTAATTACCTCAAAGTAGCTCTCAACCAATTTCGATGCTGGCTTCCCAGTCAACTCACGCCCAGCGTCACTAAGAAGCACAAAAAACGCTTGATCATTGTTATCATATACAGAGAGCTTCGTGAGACACCTGTGACAGAAGAATATTAATAATGGATGACAAATGCGTGGGTGTAACAAAAACTATTGAACTCTTACTCTGCAACACCAGCAACTTCAGCTTTCCCACATTTCTTACACATAAGCGTGGTAGGCCCTTTGGTTGCCTTAGTTTTGCACCCACCATAGGCGATATAATACCACGCAGAACCATGCACAACATCATCAATGGTGGCTGTGCACTCAAACCAAGCAACCTGTGTAATTGTAGATTTACATAAATAACTAAGGCCAGCACAATGAATGTGTAAAACGTATGAGTGATTATACCTTTGCTCCTTCTTTCTTGATGTAGGAGAATAGTTCTCCTATAGTAACTATCTCAGCCTTGGTGACAATTTCGGCATTAACCATGTTAGCAACATCCGATTTTGAGCTCAACCTGAAGTAAAGGTTCCCCAAAAATTATGTAAGTCAAAGCTTCCAAATGCTTATGCAACTAAGAAATAATTACTAAGTCAGATAATCCCTGGTTGGTTGAACATCCATGTCAAAGAACACACGCGAAGATGACATAAAGGATAGAGCTAGCGCGCCTGTAGCACAAGTAATGTTATCATACCAAACAAAAATAAATTATCACATCGCAAAGGTGAAAACAAATCTCACTCAACAACTATCGTGACTAATCTATGTTCTTCACGC
This sequence is a window from Brassica oleracea var. oleracea cultivar TO1000 chromosome C1, BOL, whole genome shotgun sequence. Protein-coding genes within it:
- the LOC106333878 gene encoding uncharacterized protein LOC106333878; its protein translation is MVNAEIVTKAEIVTIGELFSYIKKEGAKVAWFECTATIDDVVHGSAWYYIAYGGCKTKATKGPTTLMCKKCGKAEVAGVAECLTKLSVYDNNDQAFFVLLSDAGRELTGKPASKLVESYFEANENVGDDHVIPVPQALIGTIGQTHKFNVKVSKHNLEGTTQALTVTKMGNHEDGPSIENEEAADEVGKMSSDGIESGEAKRAKCGEYVLSTGFGLLKDYALFHWLISFKN